GACCAAAGATTTGATCTGGTAACGGAAGATCAAGTGCCATCAAGAGAATTGGCCAGTAAATCGTATGGAATCGAAGAATATCTTTTCCAATAAGGTGAACATTTGCAGGCCACCACTCGTAGAATTCAGGGGCGTGATTGCCATCTGCATCGTATCCAATGCCTGTAATATAGTTTACAAGGGCATCAATCCAAACATAAATGACATGCTCTGCATCAAAATCAACTGGGATTCCCCATTTGAAGCTTGTGCGTGACACGGCAAGATCAAAAAGTGGCTCTTTCAAGAAGTTCTGTAACATTTCATTCTTACGAGACTCTGGTTGAATAAAACTTGGATTATCCTTAATATGTTGTACCAAACGATCTTGGTAATTACTCATCTTAAAGAAATACGTTTCTTCTTGCTGACGTTCAATCGTTGCACCACAATCTGGACAGATGCCATTTTCGACTTGGGAGTCCGAATAGAATGACTCATCTGCTTTACAGTACCATCCTTCATAGAATCCTTTAAAAAGATCGCCTTGATCAAAAAGTCGCTTGAATATTTTTTGAACTTGCTCTTTGTGGTATGTATCCGTTGTACGTATGAAGTGGTCGTACTCCACATTCATCAATGAAAAGAGTCCTTTGATGACATCTGAAATATTATCAACATGTTGTTTGGGTGTAATGCCTGCAGCATGTGCATATTCTTCAATTTTTTGTCCGTGTTCATCCGTTCCCGTTTGGAAGTATACATTATATCCTTGTTCCCGTTTGAAGCGTGCAATTGCATCTGCCAAAACGATCTCATAGACATTGCCAATATGAGGTTTTGCAGATGTATATGCAATCGCGGTTGTTATATAGTAATTGTTTTTATCTTTCATAAGAAGCCTCCGCTTATTTCCTTGTAATTATAGCCTATTTAGTCCGTTCTCACAACTTATCCATTAAAAAACTCAGCCATTAGTTTCAGCTGAGTTTTGCTTTATCCGACGTAGATTTCGTTAAGTTTTAGGATATCATCCGCGCTCAATTGTAATACTTCTTGAACGTAGGTATCAAATGTACCATAATCCTCTTCAATGGCACGAAATGCCGTACCAATGTATTCGGGGTCAACTATCGTGTATCCTCGATAGTTCTCGATTTGTTCTGGAGTAACATCGGGGAATTTTTCCATCATCTTTTCGAGCATTTCTTGTTGGTTGTCTTTGTTAAGTTCGTTGGTTCGAAGATAATCTTTCATGATATCTTCTTCAGACGCTCCCAAAATTTTGAGTATTTGAGCGGCCGCAAATCCTGTTCTGTCTTTTCCGGCAGAACAATGGAAATATACAGCACCTTCTTCATTTAACAGAAGTTCTTTAAAGAATTGACGGTATTCCATTTGAGCATGATCATCACGCACTAATTGATTGTTTAATTGACACATGTGGTCATGAGCAACCGTACTTTTCACTTGGTTCATCATACGCATTGGGTCTGCTGTTGTTCGTTGACGTCTTCCTAAGATATCAAGGTGTACATATGTCAATCCATCAATCATGTCATTGGGTTGACGGTCTTGCTCATCCAAGGTTCTTAAGTCAATAACAGTTTTTAGTTCGTATTCATTCAAAAGGCGATTCACTGTTTGCGAATCAAGATGTTCCAACGGTCCACCGCGTAGTAGTTTATGTGGTTTTACATGACCACCACTCACTTGAATGCCTCCGATATCTCGGAAGTTTAATATTTTCTTATGCATTTCCATGTCTTTCCTCCTAATAGAAAAAATCCCGATTGGCTCGGGATTAGTTTTTGTTTGTACGTTTTTTCAAACACTCTTTACAAATACCCTCAAAAGTCATGTCATGTTCGATAACAAGACACCCGAGTTCTTTTTCAACAAGTGCGTGGAGATCATCACGATAGTCAATTTCCACATCATCAATACGGTTGCATTCACGGCAACGGAAATGATAGTGATCGTGGAGGTTTTTATCGTAAATAAATCCCAACTCAGGATGGCGGACACGATTGATGAGTTTCTCAGAAAAGAGCACGTTTAAATTACGGTATATTGTAGCTATACCGATAGATACGCCCCCATCTTTTAGGGTTGAGTGAATTTGATCAGCGGTCATATGACCCTCTGATGCTTGAATCACTTCTAAAATCTCTTGTCTTTGCTTTGTTAATTTAATACTCATATCATATCACCATGTTAATTATAGCATAGAATTAGCGATCACCGTTAAAAATTGAATTTTTAACAACAACATAATCAACTTTGCGAATTGACTCTAAATCACGACCACCCGCATAAGATATTGATGATTGTAAGTCTTGTTTCATCTCTAATAATGTATCGGCAAGATTTCCCTTGTAAGGAACAAGAATCTTCTTTCCTTCAACATTTTTATGTTCACCTTTTTGGTACTCTGATGCACTTCCGAAGTATTCTTTGTATGTGACACCATCCACATCAACAATTTCACCAGGCGACTCTTCGTGACCTGCAAAAAGCGATCCAATCATACAGATTGTTGCGCCAAAACGAATTGATTTTGCAATGTCTCCGTGGTTGCGAATTCCACCATCGGCAATAATTGGTTTGCGAGCAGCTTTTGCACACCATGCAAGTGCTGATAATTGCCAACCACCTGTTCCAAAACCAGTTTTTAACTTCGTAATACATACCTTACCAGGACCAACACCGACTTTGGTTGCATCCGCTCCAGCATTTTCAAGTTCACGAACTGCTTCAGGCGTTGCGACATTTCCAGCAATTACAAAAGTTGCAGGCAAGTGTTTCTTTATATGTTTAATCATTGATATTACTTGCTCGGAATGTCCGTGCGCAATATCAATAGTAATGTATTCAGGAATGACGTTATCATGCGCGAGTTTCTCAACAAAGTCATATTCAGTGTCTTTAACACCAACACTGATGGATGCAAAAAGCCCTTCAGCTTGCATTTCTTTGGTGAAATCGTAGCGACGTCCTTCGTCAAAACGATGCATGACGTAGAAGTAGTTATTCTTTGCGAGCCAAAGTGCGACGGTTTCGTCAACGATTGTCTGCATGTTTGCAGGAACAATTGGCATTGCGAAGGTATGGTTTCCAAATTTTACAGTTGTGTCACATTCTGAGCGACTTTTTACAATACATTTGTTGGGAATTAACTGAATATCTTCGTAGTCAAATATTTTCATTTTCTATCTCCTATTTTTCGTCATGATAATATGCATACAGTTCATTTTTTGAGACTTTATTACGTTTGGCAATTGTTGAAATTGAACGTGAAATTGAATTTCCTGTTGCAATCTCATCGTCAATTTGGGTAACAAGGCTGCTAAAGTCTATGACACCGATTTCTTGACGCTTGTCGATTACAAGTACAAACTCACCTTTAATCACTTCAATAGCTTCAATAACCTCGGAAACAGTGCCTCGTATGAATTCTTCGTGCATCTTTGTAAGCTCACGAACAAGACATATTTGTCTGTCACCGAGTACATCATACACAATTTCTAATGTCTTTGCTAACTTGTGAACCGATAAATAATAAATTGTCGTCATCGGCAAATCCTTGTTGGTTTCCAACTGTTTCTTTAGCTGACTTTCCTTGTGTTCAAGAAACCCCATAAAAGCAAATGGTTGAGCTACCAGTCCTGATGCAACGAGGGCATTTAAGAATGCGCTTGGTCCTGATATTGGGACCACATTATAGCCTGCTGCAATTACATCGGTTACTAGAGTTTGTCCAGGATCTGAGATGAGGGGATATCCTGCATCACTAACAAGGGCAATGCTTTCATGTTCCTTAAATAATTCAAGAATTCCTTGCGCGCTTTCTTTTTCATTATGGGCATGGTGGCTGATTAGTTTTGTCTTTATTTCAAAGTGTTGCAATAGTTTACCCGTATTCCGAGTATCTTCTGCTGCGACTACATCGACACTTTTCAATACCTCAATTGCGCGAGGACTCATTTCTTGCAGATTACCGATTGGTGTCGCAACAAGATAGAGGGTGGGTAGTCCGTTCTTAAAGCTTTGTTGTTTTATCATTGGGTTCCTCCTAAAGTACACGGGATTTATGATAGTTAATAAACTCATAGCCGAGCTGATCCAAAAGTAGATTCGTGTTGATTCCCGGTCGAATTCGGTCTTTGAGCATGAGCATAATTTTCTTGTAATTGAGTTGTGTTGGTTCATCAATGTTTGTCACTTTTGCATGGACTGCGCCGTTTGCACTGCTTCCCATCACAACAATCACAATATCCATAAAGAAATCAATATTCTCTTTGTCTATTTTCTTGTTTTTGATGCCTTCATGCTGTACGTGAACAACTGCCTCGCGTATTTTTCCTTGATTCAAATAATCAACGAACTCAAACGCGACATCCATAACACTCACATAGGCTCCAGATTCAGCAATCACTACCATTTCTTCACTGCTGTTTGATATCCTTGATAAGAGGTAGGCGTCCAGTTCATCAAGTCCTTTGTTGAGTCCTTCATGGTAAAGTACTTCTTGATCGTGACTCTCAAGTTGTATTAAGAGGCAGCGGGATTTGATTGTTTCAAGAACACGATTGGGTTGGGACGTTGTCAAGATTGCTGTAATATCACTTTCAGGTTCTTCTAGAAATTTAAGGATACTGTTCATGGCGGAAATACTTGCATTCTCAACGTCTTCAATAATATAGACTTTATGAGAGTCTTGCTCCATATTTGTTTGGGTAAAGTAATCTTTAAGTGATACGATTTCGTCTTTCTTAATACTCTCGTCACGACTGCTGACGACCTTGAAATCACCATGTTGGTTGTTCGCAATGCGCTCGCAAACTGAACACGATTGACACGCACCAATTGTTTGTTCACGACACATCAAACTCTGCGCCATATATGTCGCAAAAGAAAAAGCATCACTTTTTCCAACGACTAGGTATGCATGCGAAACCATATTCTTCTCTTGTTGTTTATGAAATAAGTTTAATGCTTTGGCTTGTTCTTTCATCTATAATACGTCCTCAATGATTTTTATTGCTTGTTTTGCGACTGCTTCAACAGTTCTGTTCCCATCAATAACATGAATGCGATCAGGGAAGCGTTTAATCACTTCTTGATATCCTTCATAGACACGGTTATGGAATGCCTCCCCTGCTAATTCAAGTCGGTCCATGGCACCACGTTTTCCCGTACGTTCCAAACCAATGGCCGGATCACAATCGATGAAAATGGTAATATCGGGAAGTCTGTTCTCGATTGCGAACATGTTTAGGTTCCATACGGCATCAATACCAATTCCTCGAGCGTACCCTTGATATGCCAATGATGAATCAATAAAACGATCACAAAAAACCATCTTACCTGCTTCAAGTGCTGGTAAGATTTTTTCAATTAAATGCTGACGTCGACTTGCCGCATACAATAACGCTTCGGTACGATCATCCATTTCTGTGTTTACGGGATCCAATATCAGATTGCGAATTTTCTCAGAAATTCCAATTCCCCCCGGTTCACGAGTACAGAGCACTTCAATATTCTTTGCCATGAAGTATTCACTCACGTATTTCGTAATTGTTGTTTTCCCACTACCATCTGGTCCTTCAAATGATATAAATAATCCCATAACGACACCTCTTTTTATTCATTATATCATGCACCCATTCATAAAGTTGTTTAAAAAATAGGTTTCCGTTAAAATAGGAGAGAGATTAAGGAGTTTTATACGATGAAACTATGGAAAAAAGCATTTACAAGAGCTTCAGAAGATAATATTTATGTAGCAATTTCTTTCTTTTTATTTGTACTTTTAGTTGTCCACTTTTTCACACGATCACAATGGGCAATTTACGGAATTGGCGTCCTGTTTGTGATTGCAATGATTTATCTTGTTTATCACTACATCCAAACCCGAAAGGAAGAAAAAAATGGTAAAAACGTTAAAAAAACAAAGCGAAAATAAAAGATACGAAGGGATTATTGTTGACCTTTATAATACCGATTTTGAAACAGATGCCGGCATTTTCACTGCGGAAGTTTTAAAGCACCCTGGTGGCGCCTGTATTGCAGCAACCCATGACAATGAAACCTTCTATGTTGTTGATCAGTTTCGCTTCGGAACGGAGCTTGTTATGACGGAGTTTCCTGCTGGAAAGACAGACCCTGGCGAAGACCCACAAACAGTTGCACTGCGGGAATTACGAGAAGAGATAGGCTATACGGCACAAACAATTGTCCCATTAGGATTCGTTCACAGTTCACCAGCGTTTTTGAGCGAGACATTGCATCTTTATTATGCGACTGATTTAGAATTTGTTGGCCAAGATTTGGATGAAGGTGAGGAATTGCATGTTTATCGACTATCCTTATCCGAAATCGAAGCTCGGATTATGCGAAACGAAATAACGGATGCGAAAACTATTGCGCTTGCTTACCGCCTTAAACACTACCTTAATAAATAGTTAAAGCCCTTAGCGGGCTTTTTTTATTGAAAATTATACCCTAAAACTTCGATAAATGATGCAACCGTCGTTGCTTGTAGTAGCTGATCAATGACCACACTTTCTGTGAGCATCATCGAAAGTGGATCAAAGATATCCGCGAATACTTTACGATCATCCTTAGCAATTGTAAGCATAATGACAAGATTAACATCGGTTGTATCCCATCGGATTGGATGTTTGCTGATGAATACGAGCATTGATGTCTTCTCTGCATTCATTCGCATGGAGTGGGGAATTGCAATTTTCCCAAATCCTGTGGATGACATCGCTTCCCGATCCATAATTTCTTGTTTGAACATTTCACCCACACTCCCCATATCTACTGCTTTAGAAACCAAAAAATCAATCACATTTTGCTGGTTTCTTGGTTCATCGTTGAGGAAGAAGGTTTGCGAAGAAAGCATCGTACTGATGGTCTCTTTAAAGGTGTTGCGACGCTTATTCTCCTTAAGGCGATGGATTGTTTCATAAATTTGTGCAGTGTCACGCTCATTTTTAAATGGATTAATCACAATAACAGGCAAGACTGGTGTAGTTTGCAGCGGTTGTGTTGTAATGATTAAATCCACATCGAAATTCTCGATACTAAATTCATCGGTCACCATATTTTGGACAACCAAAGAATCATGGAACGTTTCCGTAAGGTGGTTATAAAGATTCTGATTCATGTCGTAGTATTGTGGAAAAATAAAGATGCAACTTACCTTGTTACCAAGGCTTTTTTGAGTTTCTAAAGCACCACCAATGTGAAATGCGATGTAGGTAATTTCATCATCACTAATTTGCACATTAAAACGATGACTGATATCGTGAGCTACCGAAACTGCGCAATCATAGATCAGAGGACAGCTTTGTTTAATATTCATTGTGATGGGGTTCTTATTGGATCTTCCCATTTGCAATCGTTTGAGAAGATTATTGATGTGCAATGCAAAGCGAAAGAAGAATTGATTTTCACTAATATCAATATAGTAATAACGATTGATACTTTTAATCAAATCATCGACCAAATTCAAAACGCCTTCATCAATATAGGATGCAATGTTTAATTCATTGACGGCGTTAAAGTTGATATTAGATCCCGAACTTAAAATAAGCAGCGATAACTCATATACTTCTTCTTTGCTGTACTGAATCTGAAAATAAGAACTAATCCGTTGTGTTATTTTTTCTGCAATTTGTATCTCAGTATTGGTACTGATAATGTCCATTGTTTCGGAGTCAGAATATGTATTGTTGTGTTGAATTCTGCTGATTGATACCACAATATGTAAAATCAGATTCATCAATGCATAATCGTTCACAAAATAGTGGGCTTCGTTGAGTGTACTGACGACAATATCACGGATTTTAAATATATTATACTCATCAAAGTTGTTTTGCAATGACTCAATATTGAGAAAGTTTTGATTGGATTCTTTGTAGAGGATTGATGTTAAGAGTCGTCGTTTATTTTTTTCCAATCCTTGAATAACTACGGTTTGCTTTTCGACTTTCATTGTTAGTGAGTACGTGTCTAACCTTTTTTTGAGTTGGGCAAGATCGGCACGAACTGTTGACTCACTCACATGAAGTTCGTAGGCAATTGTAACAATATTTAGATGTTCTTTCTTAATGAGCGAGCGAATAATGTACACAAGACGCTCATCGGGTGTTGAAGGCATTGCGACAACGCTATTAATGGCAATCTGTTTGTAGCGTTCACGGTTTAGTGCATATCCATACGGTGATGCCTTGATGAGTCCTGGATAGCTTTCATTGATTGACTTGACATAGCTTTTTACAGTTCGCACGGATTTTCCAAGCGCATCGGCCAAATGTGTCGCATGTATTGATGAAGTTGCACTGCTTAAATGATTCAAAATCTCTACGTACTTCGAGTCCAGCATCTCATCACCGCCTTTCTATATTAGTATACCAATCTTGTCACAACGACGATGTAACTATTTGCACCGCATGCGTGCGAAAAAATAAATTTGCACCACGCTAACCCATTCATAATGAAGGTAGAAAAGGAGTTTACATTATGAAAAAACTTAGAATTCTTCTGGTTTGCGGTTCTGGTGCAAGTAGTGGATTTATGGCCGCTAACATGCGCAAAGCCGCAGCGTCAAAAGGACTTGATGCATCGATTACTGCGCGCAGTGAGTCTGAGATTGAGAATTACATCGACGAGATTGATGTCTTGATGGTCGGACCGCATCTCGCCTATATCTTAGATGAAGTTGACAGTTACATCGGGGATGCACCTGTTAAGGTAATCCTGATGAGGCCAGAGTATTACGCAACATTGGATGGTGCAAGAGCAATTGACCATCTGATGCAAGAAATCGGAATGGAGGAACAAACTCATGAATAAATTAATTCATTGGTTGGAAAATTCATTTGCTCCAAAAATGAATAAGGTAAATACAAATGTCTGGATTGTTGGTATCAAAGATGGCATTATGCAGACTTTACCTTTTATCTTTCTTGGTTCTGTATTCTGTATGCTTACAATCCTCAACGATTACATTCCAAACTTACCTAATTTCTGGGTGCCTTTTGGTTGGACAATGGGAATGGTATCACTCTTCGTGGCATTTCTCGTCCCATTTAACATTATGGAAAAGAAACGCCTTCGCAAGAATCGAATCAATGCAGGACTTGCCGGTCTTGTTTTATTCCTAATTATCATTACCCCTCAAGTTGTTGCATCGGGTAACCCTGGATTTGGTCATGAGTCTTTGGGGGCTGGGGGTATGTTTATCGCAATGGTCGCTGGATTGATTTCGGCTGTTGTGTTTACAATTTTCTCGAAATTCTCTTTCTTTAAGGAAGAATCCGTTATCCCTGACTTTGTACGCTCGTGGTTTGACTCCATGCTACCGATTGGGATCATCATTCTCTTTGGTTGGATTGTTGTCGACCTTGTTGGATTTGATTTATACAATATGGTTTTAGCAATCTTCAAACCCTTGGCAGGTCTTGTTGAATCTCCAATTGGATTCCCACTTACCATGTTTATTTTCTGTTTCTTATATTCACTTGGTATATCTTCATGGGTTTTAACACCAATCTTAACCCCTGTATTTCTTGATGCGATGCAAGCAAATATCTCAGGACTTGCTACAAATTTAGTAACAAACTCTACCGTGTATTCATCATATCTATGGGTAGGTGGTATTGGCTGTACTTTCCCGCTTGTCATCATGTGTGCAATGTCACGTTCAAAGAAACTCAGTGCTCTGGGAAAGGCGTGTATTGGGCCATCAGTGTTTAACATTAATGAACCCATTGTCTTTGGAGCCATTGCTTGGAATCCAATTCTTATGATACCAATGTGGTTGCAAGGAATTATTCTTCCAATCATCGTTTGGGTCTTCACCAAAGTTATTGCCTTTGCTCCGATTCCAAACGTTGTATTTGAGATGTGGTATTGTCCGTTCCCAATTTCTACGTGGTTAATCACACGTTCGATTCCAGCATTAATCTTACTCGCTGGCGTTGTACTTGTTGCAACACTCATCTGGCTCCCATTCTTTAGAGTCTATGAACGCCAACAAATTGCTTTAGAAAATTCTGAATTGAAAGAGGTCTAATATGGAAAATGATACATTAACAAAGGTTTCAATGGATATTATTTTGAATGCAGGGGATGCACGATTGTGCTCAACTGAAGCTCAAAAAGCACTGGCAGCGTTTGATTTCGAGCTGGCAAGTTCAAAAATGAAAGAAGCATTTGATAAAATTCGCGTTGCGCATCAATTGCAAACTGAAGTTATACAGGATGAAACGCGCGGCGAGACTTACAATCCTTCACTCTTGTTTACACATGCTCAAGATACACTCATGACAATTTACAGTGAACTCAATATCACCAAACGTCTTATTGATATGATGCGTGCCATTGATGCGCGCCTTAAGAAAGTAGAGGATCAATCATGATAAATACAAAATTCCCAAAAGATTTCCTATGGGGCGGTGCAATTGCTGCCAATCAAGCTGAAGGAGCCTGGCAAGAAGGTGGGAAAGGCTGGTCAATTGCGGATATTAATGAATTCCGTGATGACATCGCTCTTGAAAGGAAGAGCAATAAAGAAGTTACAACCGACTATGTAAAACATGCTATGACCGATACAAAAGGAATCTATCCAAAACGAAAAGCGATTGATTTCTATCATACATACAAAGAAGATCTGGCGCTCTTATCAGGGTTGGGTATTAATACATTCAGAACATCGATTAGCTGGGCACGTATCTTTCCAAATGGGGATGATGTGACACCCAATGAAGCAGGACTTCAATTTTATGATCACCTCTTTGATGAAATGTTACAACTTGGAATGGAGCCCATGGTCACACTATCACACTATGAAATGCCATTGAATCTGACCCTAAACTATCGGGGTTGGTATGATCGTGATGTTATTGATTTCTTTGTGACATACTGTGAAACATGCTTTAAGCGTTACAATGGAAAAGTCAAAAATTGGATTGTTGTCAATCAAATTAATCTCATCGGACACGAATCTTTCAATCACCTTGGAATTGCTGAGGACAAAGTTGATAATCTGCTCGAAGCGAAGTATCAGGGCGTTCATAACGAACTTGTTGCAAGTGCACGTGCCACAAAAATTGGCCACGATATCAACCCTGATAATAATATTGGGATGATGCTTTGTGATTGGATTGCAGCCCCTGCAACATGCAAACCTGAAGATGTCTTTGCAGCCATGAAGAGCAACCAAATGGAATATTATTATGCTGATGTACTCCTACGAGGTACGATTCCTGGCTATGTGCACCGTTTCTATCATGATAATGCATTGAATATTTATATTCCTGCGAGTGATATTGAGGATCTCAAACATACTGCTGATTTTATGTCTTTCTCGTATTACTATTCTTCAATTATTGACAATGAAAACTGGATAACAAAACAAGGAACAAAAGCCAATCCGTATCTCAAAGCAAGTGACTGGGGTTGGGCTATTGATCCCTTAGGACTTCGTACTGCGCTCAACCAATATTGGGATCGTTATCAAAAACCCATCTATATTACTGAGAACGGGTTTGGTGCATTCGATACTGTTGAAGATGACGGAAGGATTCATGATAGTTATCGTATCAATTATTTACGAGCACATGTTGCTGAGATTAAGGAAGCAATTATGGATGGCGTTGATATCCGCGGATACTACCCTTGGGGTCCTATTGACATTGTGAGCTGTTCCTCTTCTGAAATGTCAAAACGCTATGGATTTATCCATGTTGACTTGGATAATTATGGCAAAGGAAGTGGTAAACGACGTCTAAAAGATAGCTATGCCTGGTATAAAGGTGTGGTTGCTTCTAACGGAGAAAACTTAGAATAAAGTTGAAAAACCAGAAAACGTTAAGCTTTTCTGGTTTTTTTGCGGATTTGATTTCCTATAAGTATAAAACCTGTTGTCAGGAATGCATATCCGAATAGTATCTTAGTATTTGTAACGCCCGTATTGGGAAGTTTTTCTTCATTCTTAATTGGTCTGTATTTGAATACAATATCTTGGTGCGTCGGTATGAAAGTCCCTTGAATCTCTTTTTCCAGACTTGCCAATTGATAACCTGGTATGGAGATTGCTTCTGCTGTAAAGGGAATACCAATATCACCCTTTTTCATAATTGAATCATGAATGACATTATCATCCTCGTCCACGAAATGTACCGTCACTGATGACTCAATGATATCTTTTGAATAGATATGAGTGACCACTTGTTGCATGTCTGTAAACAGGCCCTCAGCATTCTCAGAGCGTATGAAAGTGTATCCATCAATCGCAATTGGATTGCTAAAAAACGCATTTCCGATTTTTCCTTGCAGATTTTTCTGAGGTGCAATTGTATTTCCACCTATATCTTTAAAATTTACGATAACGTTCATACCCTCTTGACGTTCATAGATGTGGGTGACACTTTGAGGATCATGGGTTATCGTTCCATTTATGGGTCCTTCACTCCGAACATAATCATAGTTTGAGATTTCAGGAGCATCTGCTTGAAACGATTCGCCAATATTTCCATGAATCGTTTGTGTGTTAGCAAGAGGTTGATTCTCAA
The window above is part of the Erysipelothrix sp. HDW6C genome. Proteins encoded here:
- a CDS encoding PTS lactose/cellobiose transporter subunit IIA, translating into MENDTLTKVSMDIILNAGDARLCSTEAQKALAAFDFELASSKMKEAFDKIRVAHQLQTEVIQDETRGETYNPSLLFTHAQDTLMTIYSELNITKRLIDMMRAIDARLKKVEDQS
- a CDS encoding glycoside hydrolase family 1 protein, with protein sequence MINTKFPKDFLWGGAIAANQAEGAWQEGGKGWSIADINEFRDDIALERKSNKEVTTDYVKHAMTDTKGIYPKRKAIDFYHTYKEDLALLSGLGINTFRTSISWARIFPNGDDVTPNEAGLQFYDHLFDEMLQLGMEPMVTLSHYEMPLNLTLNYRGWYDRDVIDFFVTYCETCFKRYNGKVKNWIVVNQINLIGHESFNHLGIAEDKVDNLLEAKYQGVHNELVASARATKIGHDINPDNNIGMMLCDWIAAPATCKPEDVFAAMKSNQMEYYYADVLLRGTIPGYVHRFYHDNALNIYIPASDIEDLKHTADFMSFSYYYSSIIDNENWITKQGTKANPYLKASDWGWAIDPLGLRTALNQYWDRYQKPIYITENGFGAFDTVEDDGRIHDSYRINYLRAHVAEIKEAIMDGVDIRGYYPWGPIDIVSCSSSEMSKRYGFIHVDLDNYGKGSGKRRLKDSYAWYKGVVASNGENLE